One Tenebrio molitor chromosome 2, icTenMoli1.1, whole genome shotgun sequence genomic region harbors:
- the LOC138123576 gene encoding neuralized-like protein 2 produces the protein MHSNKNNSKTSQSEVREECSKTNRSSVTRFHPYHGENIVLTEDNTVAYRRKSFQNALTFSEKPLSPGEIFLVEIEANERGWSGHMRLGLTQLSPLSISRNGSMPEYALPDLVESYNRGTSWIYGISKAHNKAFEHRTNNSVTQKQKHFVSDGDSLRTRFGNVPMSLLKPTRPNKDDILPTDVGSRIGVMYLPTGPLEADMHYIINGEDQGVCVKHIPYMSAPLYVVVDVYGTTKKVRIVQLYGVPTLQAACRDAILSHITKKAVSSLPLPNLLKKYLLYQS, from the exons ATGCACTCGAATAAGAATAATTCGAAAACTTCTCAGTCCGAAGTTCGCGAAGAATGTTCAAAAACGAACAGAAGTTCAGTGACGAGGTTCCACCCTTATCACGGCGAAAACATTGTGTTAACCGAAGACAATACTGTCGCTTATCGTCggaaaagttttcaaaatgcACTCACGTTCAGTGAAAAACCGTTGTCGCCTGGTGAAATTTTTCTAGTGGAAATTGAAGCCAACGAAAGAGGATGGAGTGGTCACATGCGCTTAGGATTGACTCAACTCAGCCCGTTATCGATAAGCCGCAACGGTTCGATGCCCGAATACGCCCTTCCAGATTTAGTGGAGAGCTACAACAGGGGTACTTCTTGGATTTATGGAATCAGTAAAGCTCACAACAAAGCATTCGAACATCGGACTAATAACTCGGTGACGcagaaacaaaaacattttgtcaGTGACGGTGATTCGTTAAGGACGCGATTTGGAAATGTTCCAATGAGTCTTTTAAAACCCACAAGGCCTAACAAGGATGATATTTTACCAACTGATGTTGGAAGTAGAATTGGTGTTATGTATTTGCCTACAGGTCCCTTAGAAGCAGATATGCACTACATAATCAATGGAGAGGATCAAGGGGTTTGTGTTAAACACATTCCATATATGAGCGCTCCTTTATATGTTGTAGTTGATGTTTATGGCACTACAAAAAAAGTACGAATTGTACAGTTGTACGGAG ttcCTACACTGCAGGCAGCTTGTCGGGACGCCATCTTATCtcatattacaaaaaaagccGTATCATCATTACCCTTGCCGAATCTTCTGAAAAAGTACCTTTTATATCAGTCTTAA
- the sax gene encoding activin receptor type-1: protein MAARRFLNCLLIIFLIHICTSEGLRRPQLKEDAEEEEDEVSNEHSTLSKNVETFQVHQNRIANEHIKRYKCHTCEPPTCLNPTTCTDAIQCWTSRVRESSGLESVMRGCTKETEQLPLICQTPSFSGQQKRQASGQFQVDCCIGDFCNSGDFPELPPLYTKNVTVQSDSMDYALKMTAAILGPVVVIGTLGAIILFLMRRVHRRRLCNESRLDPDTYYASDDLLRATAAGDSTLREYLENSLTSGSGSGLPLLIQRTMAKQISLTECIGKGRYGEVWRGIWFGENVAVKIFFSRDEASWNRETEIYSTILLRHENILGYIGSDMTSRNSCTQLWLITHYHSLGSLYDHLNRTTLTHQQLLRLCLSIANGLVHLHTEIFGTEGKPAIAHRDIKSKNILVKNNGTCCIADFGLAVTHQQATDQLDIGSNPKVGTKRYMSPEVLDETIRMDYFDSFRRADIYALGLVLWELCRRTVSNGIAEDYKPPFYDVVPNDPSFEDMRKVVCIDQQRPSLLNRWASDPILSVMAKLMRECWHQNPNVRLPALRIKKTILKLCSGDNLINLDDMEVCV, encoded by the exons ATGGCCGCCAGAAgatttctaaattgtttgttgATCATATTCCTAATACACATTTGCACAA GCGAAGGTTTACGTCGACCTCAGTTAAAAGAAGATGCAGAAGAGGAAGAAGACGAAGTCAGCAATGAGCACAGCACTCTATCTAAAAACGTGGAGACTTTTCAAGTCCATCAAAATCGGATAGCAAATGAACACATAAAGAGGTACAAGTGCCACACATGCGAGCCCCCAACATGTTTAAATCCAACTACATGTACCGATGCCATCCAGTGTTGGACGTCACGAGTTAGAGAAAGTTCCG GACTAGAAAGTGTAATGAGAGGTTGTACCAAGGAAACTGAACAACTTCCCCTCATATGCCAAACTCCATCCTTTAGTGGGCAACAGAAACGCCAAGCTAGTGGCCAATTTCAAGTTGATTGTTGCATTGGTGATTTCTGCAACAGTGGAGATTTTCCAGAATTACCCCCTCTCTATACTAAGAACGTGACTGTACAATCAGATTCAATGGATTATGCTCTCAAAATGACGGCTGCGATTCTTGGACCTGTTGTAGTTATAGGGACGTTAG GTGCTATTATCCTATTTTTGATGCGTCGTGTCCATCGTCGAAGGCTGTGCAACGAAAGTCGACTAGATCCCGACACATACTACGCTTCTGATGATTTATTAAGAGCAACAGCTGCCGGGGACAGCACGTTGAGAGAATACTTGGAAAATTCTTTGACATCCGGAAGCGGTTCCGGACTTCCTTTGTTGATACAAAGGACGATGGCAAAACAAATCTCACTGACCGAATGTATAGGAAAAGGACGTTACGGAGAAGTGTGGCGCGGTATCTGGTTTGGGGAGAACGTAGCAgtgaagatatttttttcaagagATGAGGCCAGTTGGAACCGAGAAACAGAAATATACAG TACGATATTACTGCGGCATGAAAATATTCTCGGATATATTGGTTCCGACATGACTTCGCGTAATTCTTGTACGCAGTTGTGGCTCATAACTCATTACCATTCCTTGGGAAGTCTGTACGATCATTTAAATCGCACCACTCTCACCCATCAGCAACTGTTACGTCTTTGCTTGTCAATAGCTAATGGTCTGGTGCATCTACATACAGAAATATTTGGAACGGAA GGTAAACCGGCCATTGCACATAGGgatattaaaagtaaaaatatattGGTAAAAAATAATGGAACCTGTTGCATCGCAGATTTCGGTCTTGCAGTCACCCATCAGCAAGCTACTGATCAGTTAGATATTGGGTCTAACCCCAAAGTAGGAACGAAGAGATACATGAGCCCCGAGGTCCTAGACGAAAC CATACGAATGGATTATTTCGATTCGTTCCGTCGGGCAGATATTTACGCTTTAGGTTTAGTCTTGTGGGAACTTTGTCGGAGAACGGTCAGCAACGGTATCGCTGAGGATTATAAACCTCCATTTTATGATGTGGTGCCTAACGACCCTAGTTTCGAAGATATGAGGAAAGTGGTGTGTATTGATCAGCAAAGACCAAGTTTACTTAACAGATGGGCCAGTGATCCG atattgAGTGTGATGGCCAAGCTAATGAGAGAATGCTGGCATCAGAATCCAAACGTTCGATTACCAGCGCTAAGGATAAAGAAAACTATTTTGAAGTTATGTAGTGgtgataatttaataaatttagatgatATGGAAGTTTGTGTGTGA